A window of the Ostrea edulis chromosome 1, xbOstEdul1.1, whole genome shotgun sequence genome harbors these coding sequences:
- the LOC125674983 gene encoding uncharacterized protein LOC125674983, translating to MKAVILLFVVGYTYAAHHGHHTTVPTTTLDPHSDEARIRKLESSLESLARQLMLQQLFVEERIRSDGDSGIKQVRLNHKGTRTFFSNTHSMGSINSIHDHSNYITTVGMGEVIAVLNGIDFRTRHNDYKLRMPHPNSTVYHSTVDIPFPDVPPSVKNQPTVEKQIEEMRNYFKAWKFQNPSFRDYRPYFRPVLCYMEGAWTTNTKTLDEPFSSDRHFIDASSWFDLQEKIRFTSYTGGKHNLENFSFLPTTIINMRNGTPEYAQWNYRIMCHPIKGDVPLKVLEPVDDLATRLAHKYNLTKFSMTRSARFHVASSARYANFLPEKGYGIFQDRRYSHGIIDTLMNQIPGKDNYKANIVDDSLGLKMLDPFSATDKPLNTGFYHRRYKYDDKGAMGTKTNNRGFADKNLWVAETTSNRIAPVQLTDCQKVNKTYTKCRNIEARYTYAIPLEIIYLTPLSSWNPYDLPFWEGRAARYIPTKNHRNGAFNSTNAYNGTNYANYYWTPTAFFSGTELNHDKADTVKNSVGVLDKHGNVKHLSASGVRIFFPNIPGVGVLRQRWPIPPVHRDGSSVQKEVDAMKEMVNHIGAFSKLFQEPPTVTGTAVQQAPDAHFRTSLATKNPPGRHYHELFIADSDYKLALKGQTVTAETTMESSHTHMVQMSYNSHTHQWVIKKCDDMPHCWDGHSEILTKVQ from the exons ATGAAGGCAGTAATCTTGTTGTTCGTGGTTGGCTATACCTACGCTGCACATCATGGCCACCACACCACTGTGCCTACAACTACTTTGGATCCTCACAGTGACGAGGCGCGCATCAGAAAGCTAGAGAGCAGCTTGGAGAGCTTGGCAAGACAACTAATGTTGCAACAGCTTTTCGTCGAGGAACGCATTCGAAGTGATGGAGATtcag GAATAAAGCAGGTTCGACTAAATCACAAAGGAACCAGAACCTTTTTCTCGAACACACATAGCATGGGATCCATTAATTCCATCCACGATCACTCAAACTACATTACTACAGTTGGGATGGGAGAGGTCATTGCAGTCTTAAATGGCATTGATTTCAGAACACGACACAACGACTACAAACTTCGCATGCCACATCCGAATTCAACGGTATACCATTCTACAGTTGACATTCCATTTCCCGATGTCCCTCCATCAGTTAAAAACCAACCTACAGTGGAAAAGCAGATTGAGGAAATGAGAAACTACTTTAAAGCCTGGAAATTCCAGAACCCGTCATTCCGCGATTACCGTCCCTATTTCAGACCTGTGCTTTGTTACATGGAGGGAGCCTGGACAACCAACACAAAAACATTAGACGAGCCTTTCTCTAGCGACCGCCACTTCATTGACGCCTCAAGCTGGTTtgatttacaagaaaaaatcaGGTTCACCTCGTATACGGGTGGAAAGCACAATTTGGAAAACTTTTCTTTCCTTCCAACAACAATAATTAATATGAGAAATGGTACTCCTGAATATGCACAATGGAACTATAGAATTATGTGTCATCCAATTAAAGGCGACGTTCCTCTGAAAGTATTGGAGCCCGTTGATGACTTAGCAACCCGTCTAGCGCACAAATATAATCTCACAAAGTTTTCAATGACGAGGTCAGCAAGATTTCACGTTGCAAGTAGTGCCAGATATGCCAATTTCTTGCCTGAGAAGGGTTATGGAATTTTCCAAGATAGAAGATACAGCCATGGTATTATTGACACATTAATGAATCAGATTCCAGGAAAAGACAACTATAAAGCCAATATAGTTGATGACTCATTAGGTTTAAAGATGCTCGATCCATTTAGCGCAACAGACAAACCATTAAACACCGGATTCTACCACAGGCGATACAAGTATGATGACAAAGGAGCTATGGGAACTAAGACGAACAACAGAGGATTCGCGGATAAAAATTTATGGGTGGCTGAAACAACAAGTAACCGTATAGCACCAGTGCAACTCACGGATTGTCAGAAGGTAAACAAGACATACACAAAATGTAGAAATATTGAGGCTAGATACACCTATGCCATTCCACTGGAGATAATTTATCTGACACCTCTAAGTTCCTGGAACCCATACGATCTTCCATTTTGGGAAGGGAGAGCTGCAAGATACATTCCAACTAAGAATCATAGAAACGGagccttcaattcaacaaatGCTTACAACGGAACAAACTATGCTAATTACTATTGGACTCCTACAGCCTTCTTTAGCGGAACAGAGTTAAACCACGATAAAGCTGACACTGTTAAAAACTCAGTTGGTGTCTTGGATAAACACGGAAACGTCAAGCATCTCAGCGCATCTGGGGTGCGAATCTTCTTCCCAAATATCCCCGGTGTTGGCGTTCTTCGTCAAAGATGGCCTATTCCACCCGTGCACCGTGATGGTTCTAGCGTGCAAAAAGAAGTAGATGCAATGAAAGAAATGGTTAACCATATTGGCGCTTTCTCGAAATTGTTTCAAGAACCACCAACAGTTACTGGAACAGCGGTTCAACAGGCTCCAGACGCACATTTTAGAACGAGTCTGGCAACCAAAAACCCTCCTGGAAGGCATTATCATGAGCTCTTTATTGCAGATTCCGATTACAAACTAGCACTTAAAGGACAGACTGTTACCGCTGAGACGACCATGGAAAGTTCACACACTCACATGGTACAGATGTCTTACAATTCTCACACACATCAGTGGGTGATTAAGAAGTGTGATGACATGCCTCATTGCTGGGACGGGCACTCAGAAATCTTGACCAAAGTCCAGTGA